The following are encoded in a window of Gramella sp. MT6 genomic DNA:
- a CDS encoding winged helix-turn-helix domain-containing protein: MKKIKVKCWVEDEGEKFYGPGPNELLKRIQEEGSLSRAATKMGMSYKKAWELVQRLNQHAEVPLVILKKGGQHGGGAEVTPDGLEITREFENLQRKIDELVEQQTDLIKVLK, translated from the coding sequence ATGAAAAAGATCAAAGTTAAATGCTGGGTTGAAGATGAAGGAGAGAAGTTTTATGGCCCCGGCCCTAATGAACTTTTGAAAAGGATACAGGAAGAAGGATCTCTTTCCAGGGCGGCTACTAAGATGGGAATGTCTTATAAAAAAGCCTGGGAATTGGTTCAGAGGTTGAATCAGCATGCTGAAGTACCTTTGGTTATACTGAAAAAAGGAGGCCAGCACGGTGGAGGAGCTGAGGTTACTCCGGATGGCTTGGAAATAACGAGAGAGTTTGAGAATTTGCAGAGAAAGATCGATGAACTGGTAGAACAGCAAACCGATCTGATCAAAGTTTTAAAATAA
- a CDS encoding cysteine desulfurase family protein, which yields MAVKKKIYLDYNATTPADQRVVEAMLPYFTEKFGNASSDHVYGWDSNEAVENSREQIARLINSKPTGITITSGATEAANLALFGFCKSNRSKGKHIISCRTEHKAILDTLKALENDGFEVTYLDVDSDGNIDLGELESSITSETILVCLMLANNETGLIHPMQDIEKIVHSKGVKLMSDITQAVGKIPVDLKALDLDIAIFSSHKIYGPKGVGALYINKKNKIEIEPQVFGGGQEKGMRPGTLNVPGIAGFGKAAEIAFSEMEKESTRISKLRDKLEGLLMESGSCKINSRTSDRLPNTTNISFENIDGNQLIRKLNSLAVSRGSACTANTIEPSHVLKAMGLSDEQALSSLRISLGRNTSLSDIEFAAEEIKNTVNQLKRAVV from the coding sequence ATGGCAGTAAAAAAGAAAATATACCTGGATTATAATGCAACCACACCAGCTGATCAACGGGTGGTTGAAGCGATGTTACCTTATTTTACCGAGAAATTCGGGAATGCCAGTAGCGATCATGTTTATGGCTGGGATAGTAATGAAGCGGTAGAAAATTCCAGGGAACAGATCGCAAGATTGATTAACAGCAAACCAACTGGCATCACTATTACTTCAGGCGCTACGGAAGCAGCAAATCTGGCACTATTCGGATTTTGTAAATCGAATCGATCAAAAGGTAAACACATTATCTCCTGTAGAACAGAGCATAAAGCCATTCTGGATACTTTAAAAGCTCTGGAAAATGATGGTTTTGAAGTGACTTATCTGGATGTGGATTCTGATGGAAATATTGATCTTGGTGAACTGGAAAGTTCTATTACTTCAGAAACGATCCTGGTTTGCCTCATGCTGGCAAATAATGAAACTGGCCTAATTCATCCCATGCAGGATATAGAAAAAATTGTTCATTCAAAAGGGGTGAAGCTAATGAGTGACATTACCCAGGCAGTGGGTAAAATACCTGTTGATCTCAAAGCTCTGGATCTTGATATAGCGATCTTCTCTTCTCATAAGATCTACGGACCAAAAGGCGTTGGAGCATTATATATCAACAAGAAAAATAAGATCGAAATTGAACCTCAGGTTTTTGGAGGGGGACAGGAAAAAGGAATGCGTCCGGGAACTTTGAATGTTCCGGGTATCGCAGGATTTGGAAAGGCTGCCGAAATTGCTTTTTCTGAAATGGAAAAAGAGTCGACAAGGATCTCTAAACTTAGAGATAAACTGGAAGGACTTTTAATGGAATCAGGTTCTTGTAAAATCAATTCCAGGACTTCTGATCGGTTACCAAATACGACCAATATCTCCTTTGAGAATATTGACGGGAACCAACTTATCAGAAAATTGAATAGCCTGGCGGTTTCACGTGGGTCGGCCTGTACAGCTAATACTATTGAACCTTCCCATGTTTTAAAAGCCATGGGCTTAAGCGATGAACAGGCATTATCCTCTTTACGCATTAGTTTAGGAAGAAATACAAGCCTTTCAGATATCGAATTCGCAGCCGAAGAAATAAAAAATACCGTGAACCAGTTAAAAAGAGCAGTGGTATGA
- a CDS encoding XdhC/CoxI family protein, with amino-acid sequence MRELDAIINQYELLKNEGTQSVLATVVHVEGSSYRRAGARMLVDEFGNITGAISGGCLEGDALRKALHALHQQKNKLITYDTSDEDDAIIGAQLGCNGIIQVLFEPLDYQDQMNPCELLKKVIAQKDPLAIVVQFNLDKTKEQYGTSLIIDEKSTFWGKKPEQELLEQILEQSQLVLKENRSVFAELSLDNEASQIFIQNYQPPVKLIIVGAGNDAQILAQQADLLGWDVIVTDGRPTHANKERFTSSCQVIVSKPGETLENIEIDQRSCFVLMSHNYNYDLAVLKLLLDEQKIPYIGILGPLKKYQRMLDDLKEGGFELKDEILKKIHAPVGLEIGAETPAEIGLSILSEIQSVLTGKSARPLKEKSTPIHEKSNSQFKEIKI; translated from the coding sequence ATGAGAGAACTGGATGCCATTATAAATCAATATGAACTTCTGAAAAATGAAGGGACGCAAAGCGTTCTGGCTACCGTGGTTCATGTGGAGGGATCATCCTACCGTAGAGCCGGTGCCCGAATGCTGGTTGATGAATTCGGGAATATAACCGGAGCGATAAGTGGTGGATGCCTGGAGGGAGATGCACTTAGAAAGGCACTGCACGCCTTGCACCAACAGAAAAATAAACTTATCACTTATGATACAAGTGATGAAGATGATGCGATAATTGGAGCCCAGTTGGGTTGCAACGGCATCATCCAGGTGCTTTTTGAACCTTTAGATTATCAGGATCAAATGAATCCCTGTGAATTGCTGAAAAAGGTGATTGCTCAAAAAGATCCTTTGGCAATTGTCGTTCAGTTCAATCTGGATAAAACCAAAGAGCAGTATGGAACTTCCCTGATAATTGATGAAAAATCAACTTTTTGGGGTAAGAAACCGGAACAAGAATTACTGGAACAAATTCTGGAACAATCTCAATTGGTTTTAAAGGAAAACCGATCGGTTTTTGCGGAGTTATCATTAGATAATGAGGCGAGTCAAATTTTTATTCAGAATTATCAGCCTCCGGTAAAACTTATTATTGTTGGAGCCGGGAATGATGCCCAGATCCTTGCACAACAAGCCGATCTGCTAGGCTGGGATGTGATCGTGACCGATGGCAGGCCCACTCACGCTAATAAAGAACGATTTACCAGTTCCTGCCAGGTGATCGTTTCAAAACCCGGGGAAACACTAGAAAATATAGAAATAGATCAGCGAAGTTGTTTTGTGCTGATGAGCCATAATTATAATTACGATCTCGCAGTTTTAAAACTATTGCTTGATGAACAGAAGATACCTTACATCGGGATCCTTGGTCCATTAAAGAAATATCAGAGAATGCTGGATGATCTCAAGGAGGGAGGATTTGAATTAAAAGATGAGATTCTGAAAAAGATCCATGCTCCGGTAGGACTGGAAATTGGAGCGGAAACACCGGCAGAGATAGGATTATCGATCTTATCTGAAATTCAATCGGTGTTAACAGGAAAAAGTGCCAGACCACTTAAGGAGAAGTCTACACCAATACATGAAAAAAGTAATTCTCAGTTTAAGGAAATAAAGATTTGA
- a CDS encoding nucleotidyltransferase family protein — protein sequence MKNYKKIGVVILAAGSSSRLGYPKQLVEFKGKPMLQHIIDVADSFEFETKVLLVGANSEEIKSTIEPKNFEILFNKNWQEGMASSIRAGLERSLEKEKDLEYLLILLSDQPFLSRERIEALIKEQLATNSEATFSEYDGEVGVPAIFSSSVFPYLKELKGDHGAKKLVYDKKIQFRTVKFEKGNFDVDTKEDVELLKKLEKE from the coding sequence TTGAAGAATTATAAAAAAATAGGAGTTGTGATTCTTGCTGCCGGTTCTTCGAGTCGGCTGGGGTACCCTAAACAATTGGTGGAGTTCAAAGGGAAACCAATGCTGCAACATATTATAGATGTGGCAGATTCTTTTGAATTTGAAACTAAAGTGCTGTTGGTTGGTGCTAATTCAGAAGAAATAAAAAGCACGATCGAACCGAAAAATTTCGAAATCCTTTTTAATAAAAACTGGCAGGAAGGAATGGCTTCAAGTATCAGGGCAGGTCTGGAGAGGTCTCTGGAAAAGGAAAAAGATTTGGAATATTTACTTATCCTGCTCTCAGATCAACCGTTTTTGAGTAGGGAACGAATTGAAGCCTTGATAAAGGAACAATTAGCCACAAATAGTGAGGCTACTTTTTCAGAATATGACGGAGAGGTTGGTGTTCCTGCGATTTTTTCAAGTTCTGTATTCCCGTATTTGAAAGAATTGAAAGGAGATCACGGAGCTAAAAAACTGGTCTATGATAAGAAAATCCAGTTCCGGACGGTAAAATTTGAAAAAGGGAATTTTGATGTGGATACTAAAGAAGATGTGGAATTATTAAAGAAGCTAGAGAAAGAATGA
- a CDS encoding MoaD/ThiS family protein → MKVTVKYFGMIAESTGRTEEVLEVASGTSSIELKDQQVRKYQIQDPESVQLAVNQNLDNKVELNEGDEVAFLPPFAGG, encoded by the coding sequence ATGAAAGTGACTGTAAAATATTTTGGAATGATCGCTGAATCTACTGGTAGAACCGAAGAGGTTCTGGAAGTTGCTTCGGGAACTTCCTCTATAGAGCTGAAAGATCAACAGGTACGGAAATACCAGATTCAGGATCCTGAATCTGTACAGCTGGCGGTGAATCAGAATTTAGATAACAAAGTAGAATTAAATGAAGGCGATGAGGTAGCATTTTTGCCGCCATTCGCAGGAGGATAA
- a CDS encoding HesA/MoeB/ThiF family protein, whose amino-acid sequence MRYDRQIKLDEVGVSGQEKLRNASVLIIGVGGLGCPAAQYLVGAGIGRLGLIDHDRISLSNLHRQLLFTEEDLGKSKAVVAKQKLQQINSEVEIDVFEEPLSIDNAKNLFQLYDIILDGTDNFETKYLINDACILTEKPWVYASIYKNEGQLSVFNYEEGPSYRCLFPKTTRQNISCEATGVLGVTPGILGTMQAAEVLKMVLDAGNVLSGKLKLINILSGQDQLLNISKRVEEIEKIKRGGIIPVRIECKISDESKLYLDIREIFEQPRVNSGKVLQIPLSELEDRLEEIPKQEEVLVFCQSGKRSKKVVDLLKAQFEFNNLINVEGGVETIIDG is encoded by the coding sequence ATGAGATACGACCGACAAATAAAATTAGATGAGGTTGGAGTTTCCGGTCAGGAAAAACTCCGCAATGCCAGTGTACTTATTATTGGAGTAGGCGGCTTAGGCTGTCCTGCCGCGCAATATCTCGTTGGCGCAGGAATTGGCAGGCTCGGGCTTATCGATCACGACCGGATTTCGCTTTCAAATCTTCATCGGCAGTTATTGTTTACAGAGGAGGATCTGGGAAAATCAAAAGCTGTGGTGGCAAAACAAAAACTTCAGCAGATCAATTCAGAAGTAGAAATTGATGTTTTTGAAGAACCTTTAAGTATAGATAATGCGAAAAACTTGTTTCAGCTTTATGATATCATCCTTGATGGCACAGATAATTTTGAAACAAAATATTTGATCAATGATGCCTGTATACTAACGGAAAAACCTTGGGTCTACGCTTCGATCTATAAAAATGAAGGCCAGCTTTCAGTATTCAATTATGAGGAGGGACCTTCTTACCGATGCCTTTTTCCGAAGACCACCAGGCAGAATATAAGTTGTGAAGCAACAGGAGTACTTGGCGTTACCCCGGGGATCCTGGGAACCATGCAGGCCGCTGAAGTTTTAAAAATGGTACTTGATGCCGGAAATGTACTTTCGGGGAAATTGAAACTGATCAATATTCTATCAGGACAAGATCAACTATTAAATATTTCAAAGCGAGTAGAAGAGATCGAAAAGATCAAAAGGGGAGGAATCATTCCTGTGAGGATAGAATGCAAAATTTCTGACGAGTCAAAGCTTTACCTGGATATCCGGGAAATATTCGAACAACCAAGGGTCAATTCTGGGAAAGTACTTCAAATTCCGCTTAGTGAGCTGGAAGACCGTTTAGAAGAAATTCCGAAGCAGGAAGAGGTACTGGTTTTTTGCCAGTCTGGAAAAAGAAGCAAGAAAGTAGTGGATTTATTAAAAGCACAATTCGAATTCAATAATCTTATAAATGTTGAAGGAGGAGTAGAAACAATAATTGATGGATAA
- a CDS encoding molybdenum cofactor biosynthesis protein MoaE — protein sequence MDKKKTKKVFVQGAIPPEKIANSIANHQSKTNIGAHSIFLGQIRADEIDGKTVSVINYSAYEEMAENVFHEIREAAFSRFDITCAHIYHSLGEVKTGEICLFVFTSSAHRKVAIEACNYFVEEIKANVPIFGKEIFEDETHQWKVNK from the coding sequence ATGGATAAGAAAAAAACGAAAAAAGTATTTGTACAGGGCGCCATTCCGCCGGAAAAGATCGCTAACTCCATTGCGAATCATCAGTCCAAAACTAATATTGGAGCACATAGTATTTTTCTGGGCCAGATCAGGGCAGATGAAATTGATGGAAAAACAGTAAGCGTCATAAATTATTCAGCCTATGAAGAAATGGCTGAAAATGTTTTTCATGAGATCAGGGAAGCGGCATTTTCGAGATTCGACATTACCTGTGCGCATATTTATCATAGCCTGGGTGAAGTGAAAACTGGCGAAATTTGTCTTTTCGTTTTCACTTCTTCGGCACACAGAAAGGTTGCTATAGAGGCCTGTAACTATTTTGTAGAAGAAATTAAGGCCAATGTGCCCATTTTCGGAAAAGAGATTTTTGAAGATGAAACTCATCAATGGAAAGTGAATAAATAG
- the moaCB gene encoding bifunctional molybdenum cofactor biosynthesis protein MoaC/MoaB has translation MVDITHKITTLREATAIAVVRTSSEETIKAIRENKVPKGNVFEMAKAAGLLGVKKTPELLPDCHPLPIEYTGIEYEINGLEIQISVTVKTIYKTGVEVEAMHGASIVALTMYDMLKPIDKNVEIGTIRLQNKKGGKSSFKINSEGLNAKIVVCSDTISKGQGEDKAGKAIASKLKEQGIESEIIIIPDESEEIRSALKNAKADMVIFTGGTGVGPRDVTPETIESLLDLKLKGVEEQMRNYGQQRMPYAMLSRSVAGIMDGKVVLALPGSTKGAAECMDAIFPHVLHVFKVIEGKRHD, from the coding sequence ATGGTTGATATAACGCATAAGATAACTACGCTTCGGGAAGCCACTGCCATTGCTGTGGTACGGACTTCAAGCGAGGAGACGATTAAAGCGATCAGGGAAAATAAAGTTCCGAAAGGGAATGTCTTTGAAATGGCTAAAGCCGCGGGATTACTGGGAGTGAAGAAAACGCCGGAGTTGCTTCCCGACTGTCATCCGCTGCCTATCGAGTATACCGGAATTGAATACGAAATTAACGGACTTGAGATACAGATCTCGGTTACAGTTAAGACGATCTACAAGACCGGGGTTGAGGTGGAGGCCATGCATGGCGCCAGTATTGTAGCGCTTACGATGTATGATATGCTGAAACCTATCGATAAAAATGTGGAGATCGGGACCATCCGGCTTCAGAATAAAAAAGGTGGAAAATCATCTTTTAAGATCAACTCTGAAGGTTTAAATGCAAAAATCGTGGTGTGTTCAGATACCATTTCAAAAGGCCAGGGAGAAGATAAAGCTGGCAAGGCGATCGCTTCAAAACTGAAAGAACAGGGAATTGAATCTGAAATCATCATTATTCCCGATGAATCTGAAGAAATACGATCGGCTTTGAAAAATGCAAAAGCTGATATGGTCATTTTTACAGGAGGAACAGGAGTAGGCCCGCGTGATGTAACACCGGAAACCATAGAATCTCTCCTCGATCTTAAGTTAAAAGGGGTAGAGGAGCAAATGAGGAATTATGGCCAGCAGCGGATGCCATATGCAATGTTATCAAGGTCTGTAGCCGGGATAATGGACGGAAAAGTGGTGCTGGCATTGCCAGGCTCAACCAAAGGAGCAGCAGAATGCATGGATGCGATATTTCCGCATGTATTGCACGTTTTTAAAGTGATAGAAGGAAAGAGACATGATTGA
- the moaA gene encoding GTP 3',8-cyclase MoaA has product MIEEKKKIVDNFGRPHTYLRISLTDRCNLRCFYCMPEEGIELMEKSNIITLEEIIDLARTFRDLGVDTIRLTGGEPLVRKNFGYLVEELAKLGVTLKITTNGIMLDKYLDLFQKIGLKKINLSLDTLDKAKSVFITKRDYFDRIWRNIQQALEMDMEVKMNIVLIKGVNDNEINDFIELTKNKKLTVKFIEFMPFKGNKWDWSKGVSEQEILDIVSEKFGKIEELKNPKHSTSNNFKVEGHTGSFSIVSTITNPFCSECNRIRVTADGKMKNCLFANSETDLLTPLRNGEEMDNIIINAIKTKKYSRDGMDVKMDPEHYEKNRSMISIGG; this is encoded by the coding sequence ATGATTGAAGAAAAGAAGAAAATAGTAGATAATTTTGGACGGCCGCATACCTATCTCAGGATTTCCCTGACCGACAGGTGCAATCTTCGTTGCTTTTACTGCATGCCGGAAGAAGGGATCGAACTCATGGAGAAATCTAATATCATAACTCTGGAAGAGATCATTGATCTGGCGAGGACATTCCGTGACCTGGGGGTGGATACGATCCGACTCACCGGCGGGGAGCCTTTAGTTCGGAAGAATTTCGGCTACCTGGTAGAGGAACTCGCAAAACTGGGCGTTACTTTAAAGATCACCACCAACGGGATCATGCTGGATAAATATCTGGATCTTTTTCAGAAAATAGGCTTAAAAAAGATTAATCTCAGCCTGGATACCCTGGATAAAGCAAAGTCGGTGTTTATTACCAAACGGGATTATTTTGACCGGATCTGGAGGAATATTCAGCAGGCTTTAGAGATGGATATGGAAGTCAAAATGAATATTGTTCTTATTAAAGGTGTTAATGACAACGAGATCAATGATTTTATAGAGCTTACCAAAAATAAAAAGCTTACGGTCAAGTTCATTGAGTTTATGCCGTTTAAGGGCAATAAGTGGGACTGGAGCAAAGGTGTTTCGGAACAGGAAATTCTTGATATAGTTTCTGAAAAATTCGGAAAAATTGAGGAATTGAAAAACCCGAAACATAGTACATCTAATAATTTTAAGGTGGAAGGGCATACGGGAAGTTTCTCGATCGTGAGTACTATTACCAATCCTTTCTGTTCTGAGTGCAATAGAATTCGGGTTACGGCCGACGGGAAAATGAAGAACTGCCTTTTTGCTAATTCTGAAACCGATCTACTTACTCCACTTAGAAATGGTGAGGAGATGGACAATATTATCATTAACGCGATCAAAACCAAGAAATATTCCCGTGATGGAATGGATGTGAAAATGGATCCCGAGCATTACGAAAAGAACAGGTCAATGATATCAATAGGAGGCTAA
- the glp gene encoding gephyrin-like molybdotransferase Glp, whose product MVTIEVALKIIQDQSVKLKTENRHLEDCLGFSLSENITAPFDMPSFDNSAMDGYAFCGIHKEYKIVGEVAAGDMSEIALKEGEAVRIFTGAKVPEKTTAVIMQEKVSVHGDKLLLETEPKEGQCIRRKEEELKAGQLVFEKGYSITPAGIGLIGSLGIEKVEVFKKPVINLITTGNELIKPGKPKAEGQIYESNSYALAAACKNFGFHCQDKKQIEDDFEAIKSGIKESLETTDVLILSGGISVGDYDFVKQALEENGVKEQFYKVFQKPGKPLYFGKKGDKFVFALPGNPASSLSCFYVYVLPFLYQLSGSDKKGLDRYSFAISHDFENRGDRPSFLKAKVSDSKVEILNGQGSSMIQSMALGNALAFLDAETSVKKGDLIECLLIS is encoded by the coding sequence ATGGTAACAATCGAAGTAGCTTTAAAGATCATTCAGGATCAATCTGTAAAACTAAAAACCGAGAACCGGCATCTTGAGGATTGTCTCGGATTTTCCCTTTCCGAAAATATAACTGCTCCATTTGATATGCCTTCATTCGACAATTCCGCGATGGATGGTTATGCTTTCTGTGGCATACATAAAGAATATAAAATTGTAGGGGAAGTCGCTGCCGGCGATATGAGCGAGATAGCATTGAAAGAAGGGGAGGCCGTTCGCATTTTTACCGGGGCAAAAGTTCCGGAAAAAACTACCGCAGTGATAATGCAGGAAAAGGTCTCTGTTCATGGAGATAAACTACTTCTGGAGACAGAACCAAAAGAAGGACAGTGTATTCGCAGAAAAGAAGAAGAATTAAAGGCAGGTCAGCTTGTTTTTGAGAAAGGCTACAGCATTACTCCAGCAGGTATCGGTTTGATTGGAAGCCTGGGAATCGAAAAGGTTGAGGTCTTTAAAAAGCCGGTCATTAATTTAATTACTACCGGGAATGAATTGATAAAGCCCGGAAAGCCAAAAGCCGAAGGCCAGATATATGAATCCAATAGCTATGCCCTCGCTGCTGCCTGTAAGAATTTCGGTTTTCACTGTCAGGATAAGAAACAGATCGAAGATGATTTTGAAGCTATAAAATCAGGAATTAAAGAATCTCTGGAAACTACCGATGTACTCATCCTTTCGGGTGGAATTTCGGTTGGGGATTATGATTTCGTAAAACAGGCGCTGGAAGAAAATGGGGTAAAGGAACAGTTCTATAAAGTTTTCCAGAAACCGGGAAAACCGCTGTATTTTGGAAAGAAAGGAGATAAGTTTGTATTTGCCTTACCGGGAAATCCTGCATCTTCACTTAGTTGTTTTTATGTTTATGTGCTGCCTTTTCTTTACCAGTTAAGCGGATCAGATAAAAAGGGACTCGACCGATATTCCTTTGCAATCTCCCATGATTTTGAAAACAGAGGAGACCGGCCTTCATTTTTAAAGGCTAAAGTGAGTGATTCTAAGGTAGAAATTTTGAATGGGCAAGGCTCCTCGATGATACAATCGATGGCGCTTGGGAATGCCCTCGCATTTCTGGACGCCGAAACCTCGGTTAAAAAAGGGGATCTTATAGAATGTCTTCTAATTTCATAA
- a CDS encoding sulfite exporter TauE/SafE family protein, with translation MSLEYLPLIFFFIALFYSSVGFGGGSSYLAILSLVITDFYEIRSTALILNICVVTIGTIIYIKNGVLKPKLIWPFFVLSIPMAYLGAMVKLSQTVFFLILGSALVLAGIFMSLRFVKGKLESQEFSKPKKFILGGSIGLLSGISGIGGGIFLSPVLNLLKWKDPRIIASLASVFILVNSLAGLIGLNVAGTFYLDYQLVIKLIVAVVLGGSLGSYLSTKKFNLKFLGILTAILVFYVGLRLILLKGFGISI, from the coding sequence ATGTCCTTAGAATACCTCCCGTTAATCTTTTTCTTTATTGCATTATTCTATAGTTCTGTTGGTTTCGGAGGCGGGTCCAGTTACCTGGCAATTCTTAGTCTTGTCATAACCGATTTCTACGAAATACGCTCTACAGCACTTATCCTGAATATTTGTGTGGTTACGATTGGCACCATCATTTATATTAAAAACGGAGTTTTAAAACCAAAACTAATATGGCCATTTTTTGTTCTAAGTATTCCAATGGCGTATTTGGGAGCTATGGTAAAACTTTCTCAAACCGTATTTTTTCTGATCCTTGGAAGTGCCCTGGTCTTGGCCGGGATTTTTATGAGCTTAAGATTTGTAAAAGGCAAACTTGAATCCCAGGAGTTCTCTAAACCTAAGAAATTCATTCTCGGAGGAAGCATTGGTCTATTGTCAGGAATTTCAGGAATTGGTGGAGGTATTTTTCTCTCGCCAGTATTAAATCTTCTGAAATGGAAAGATCCCAGGATCATTGCTTCCCTGGCTTCGGTATTTATCCTGGTGAATTCGTTAGCCGGACTCATTGGACTCAACGTTGCCGGAACTTTTTACCTGGATTATCAGCTTGTAATAAAACTCATTGTCGCAGTAGTACTTGGCGGAAGCCTGGGATCATACCTTTCCACTAAAAAATTCAATCTGAAATTTCTGGGAATTCTGACCGCCATTCTTGTTTTCTACGTCGGTTTAAGGCTTATACTTTTAAAGGGGTTCGGCATAAGCATATAA
- a CDS encoding 2Fe-2S iron-sulfur cluster-binding protein: protein MKDIDKWKKNADLDNLSDDEKMILDEMGLSGSSRRKFLKQVSAASLSIWASSYFTSELFASNMKDLPDNPQILLNEIKVNLRVNEMVKPLTLDSRMSLLDALRERLALTGTKKGCDHGQCGACTVIIDGKRNLSCLTLAATCEGKEITTVEGLAKNGEMHPMQEAFLKHDGFQCGYCTPGQICSSVALLEEAKNGEASYVTEDLKKIEENLSLSEEEIRERMSGNICRCGAYNNIVQAFKEVNSGNDEMPTWEFATQEQMDKAKKA from the coding sequence ATGAAAGATATTGATAAATGGAAAAAGAATGCTGATCTAGATAATCTCAGCGATGATGAAAAAATGATCCTTGATGAAATGGGGTTGAGTGGGAGTTCCCGGAGAAAATTCTTGAAACAGGTTTCTGCAGCCAGTTTAAGTATCTGGGCTTCTTCATATTTCACTTCAGAATTATTCGCCAGCAATATGAAAGATCTTCCAGATAATCCACAAATACTACTTAACGAAATCAAAGTGAATCTAAGGGTAAATGAAATGGTAAAACCATTGACACTAGACTCCAGAATGAGTCTGCTTGATGCGTTAAGAGAAAGACTAGCCCTAACCGGGACAAAAAAGGGATGTGATCATGGCCAGTGTGGTGCGTGCACGGTAATAATCGACGGAAAGAGGAATCTTTCCTGTTTAACTTTAGCGGCAACCTGCGAGGGTAAGGAGATCACTACCGTGGAAGGCCTTGCAAAAAATGGAGAAATGCACCCAATGCAGGAAGCCTTTTTAAAGCATGACGGATTCCAGTGTGGTTATTGTACTCCAGGACAGATCTGTTCTTCAGTAGCCTTATTAGAGGAAGCTAAAAATGGAGAAGCCAGTTATGTGACTGAAGATCTCAAAAAAATAGAGGAAAATTTAAGCCTTTCGGAGGAAGAGATCAGGGAAAGAATGTCTGGTAATATATGCCGTTGCGGTGCCTATAATAATATTGTTCAGGCCTTTAAAGAGGTAAATTCCGGAAATGATGAGATGCCAACCTGGGAGTTCGCTACCCAGGAACAAATGGACAAAGCTAAAAAAGCCTAG